A genomic window from Micromonospora ferruginea includes:
- a CDS encoding MFS transporter, whose protein sequence is MIDTFRRGSRRMTFLVLAAGTGFFAMLQSLITPVLPTIQHDLHTSPNTVTWVLTAYLLSASIFTPILGRVGDMVGKERTLVVSLGALALGCLLAAVAPNIGVLIAARVVQGIGGAVFPLSFGIIRDEFPAARVSSAVASISAVVAVGGGLGVVLAGPIVTTLGYRWLFWIPMVVVGLTALAAHRFVPRSPVRTPGRINWASAVLLSGWLVALLLPVSQGAAWGWGSGRVIGLLALAAVLVAGWLAVEARTANPLIDLRMMRLPAVWTTNLVALLYGASMFAVYAFLPQFAQIPTSAGYGFGASITQAGLLMLPMLVGMFAAGLLAGRLESRFSPKAQLTTGAVFNVTAAAMLTVAHDTRWEVALAGGLVGLGIGLAFASMANLIVGNVPASQTGAATGMNANIRTIGGAIGAALASTVITAHPQPSGLPREAGFTAGFLLLTGISLAAALAALAVPSGRRARPGRRTGPTPHVVPTALSQVTPAAPAAAAVPPERVGGLAPAAR, encoded by the coding sequence ATGATCGACACCTTCCGGCGCGGCTCGCGCCGGATGACGTTCCTCGTCCTCGCGGCCGGCACCGGCTTCTTCGCGATGCTCCAGTCGCTGATCACCCCGGTGCTGCCCACCATCCAGCACGACCTGCACACCTCGCCGAACACGGTGACCTGGGTGCTGACCGCCTACCTGCTCTCCGCGTCGATCTTCACGCCGATCCTCGGCCGGGTCGGCGACATGGTCGGCAAGGAGCGGACGCTCGTCGTCTCGCTCGGTGCGCTCGCGCTGGGCTGCCTGCTGGCGGCCGTCGCCCCGAACATCGGCGTGCTCATCGCCGCCCGGGTGGTCCAGGGCATCGGCGGCGCCGTCTTCCCGCTGTCGTTCGGCATCATCCGCGACGAGTTCCCGGCCGCCCGGGTCAGCTCCGCGGTGGCGTCGATCTCGGCCGTGGTGGCCGTGGGCGGCGGCCTGGGCGTCGTGCTCGCCGGCCCGATCGTGACCACCCTGGGCTACCGCTGGCTGTTCTGGATCCCGATGGTCGTGGTCGGCCTCACCGCGCTGGCCGCGCACCGGTTCGTGCCGCGCTCGCCGGTACGCACCCCCGGCCGGATCAACTGGGCCAGCGCCGTACTCCTCTCCGGTTGGCTGGTGGCGCTGTTGCTGCCGGTCAGCCAGGGCGCCGCCTGGGGTTGGGGTTCCGGCCGGGTGATCGGCCTGCTCGCGCTGGCCGCGGTGCTGGTGGCCGGCTGGCTGGCGGTCGAGGCCCGCACCGCGAACCCGCTGATCGACCTGCGGATGATGCGCCTGCCGGCGGTCTGGACCACCAACCTGGTCGCGCTGCTCTACGGCGCCTCGATGTTCGCCGTCTACGCCTTCCTGCCGCAGTTCGCGCAGATCCCGACCAGCGCCGGCTACGGCTTCGGCGCCAGCATCACCCAGGCCGGGCTGCTCATGCTGCCGATGCTCGTCGGGATGTTCGCCGCCGGCCTGCTGGCCGGGCGGCTGGAGTCCCGGTTCAGCCCGAAGGCGCAGCTCACCACCGGCGCGGTGTTCAACGTGACGGCCGCGGCGATGCTCACCGTCGCGCACGACACCCGGTGGGAGGTCGCCCTGGCCGGCGGCCTGGTCGGGCTCGGCATCGGCCTGGCGTTCGCCTCGATGGCCAACCTGATCGTGGGCAACGTGCCGGCCTCGCAGACCGGCGCGGCGACCGGGATGAACGCCAACATCCGCACCATCGGCGGGGCGATCGGCGCGGCGCTGGCCAGCACCGTGATCACCGCCCATCCGCAGCCGAGCGGGCTGCCCCGGGAGGCCGGTTTCACCGCCGGTTTCCTGCTGCTCACCGGCATCTCGCTGGCCGCGGCGCTGGCCGCGCTCGCCGTACCGTCCGGACGGCGCGCCCGGCCGGGGCGGCGCACCGGACCGACGCCGCACGTCGTGCCGACCGCGCTGTCCCAGGTGACGCCCGCCGCGCCGGCCGCCGCGGCCGTACCGCCGGAGCGGGTCGGCGGGCTGGCGCCGGCGGCCCGCTGA
- a CDS encoding TetR/AcrR family transcriptional regulator, whose translation MPSADQPTEVFARRPKRADARRNYDALVAAAREVFGECGASASLEQIARRAGVGIGTLYRNFPQRRDLFEAVYVEEVRALSASAADLADLDPWDALVGWLHRFVAYVGTKRALAEELVHDSEVFRSCRTEIYAAGEPLLRRAQAAGAARPDADFDDVVRLISGLAAYQFPDPAQRDRVLTIALDGLRPPR comes from the coding sequence ATGCCCAGTGCCGACCAGCCGACCGAGGTCTTCGCGCGGCGCCCGAAGCGGGCCGACGCCCGGCGCAACTACGACGCGCTGGTCGCCGCCGCCCGCGAGGTGTTCGGCGAGTGCGGCGCGAGCGCCTCGCTGGAGCAGATCGCCCGCCGGGCCGGCGTGGGCATCGGCACGCTCTACCGCAACTTCCCGCAGCGGCGGGACCTGTTCGAGGCGGTCTACGTCGAGGAGGTGCGGGCGCTCAGCGCCTCCGCCGCCGACCTGGCCGACCTCGACCCGTGGGACGCCCTGGTCGGCTGGCTGCACCGCTTCGTCGCGTACGTCGGCACCAAGCGGGCGCTCGCCGAGGAGCTGGTGCACGACTCCGAGGTGTTCCGGAGCTGCCGCACCGAGATCTACGCCGCCGGCGAGCCGCTGCTGCGCCGCGCCCAGGCCGCCGGGGCCGCCCGGCCGGACGCCGACTTCGACGACGTGGTACGCCTCATCAGCGGCCTCGCCGCCTACCAGTTCCCGGACCCGGCGCAGCGTGACCGCGTGCTGACCATCGCACTGGACGGCCTGCGCCCCCCTCGGTGA
- a CDS encoding SDR family oxidoreductase, giving the protein MNENRTALVTGANKGIGFAVARGLGAIGFTVAVGARDDARRAEAVARLRTEGVDAFGVALDVTSDDSVAAAATTVERTAGRLDVLVNNAGISGPADGGVQDPTTLDLDVLRTVLNTNVFGVIRVTNAMLPLLRRAPSPRVVNVSSNMGSLTLRTGPVLAAYAPSKTLLNSITTQYARHLADTDVIVNAACPGWVATDFTNFAAPRTPEQGAAIVVRLATLPDDGPRGGFFDDAGAIPW; this is encoded by the coding sequence GTGAACGAGAACAGGACCGCGCTGGTCACCGGCGCGAACAAGGGCATCGGCTTCGCCGTCGCACGGGGCCTCGGTGCGATCGGCTTCACGGTCGCGGTCGGCGCCCGCGACGACGCCAGGCGGGCGGAGGCGGTGGCGCGGCTGCGTACCGAGGGTGTCGACGCGTTCGGGGTCGCGCTCGACGTCACCTCCGACGACAGCGTCGCCGCGGCGGCGACGACCGTCGAACGGACCGCCGGGCGGCTCGACGTGCTGGTCAACAACGCCGGCATCTCCGGGCCGGCCGACGGCGGCGTGCAGGACCCGACGACGCTCGACCTCGACGTCCTGCGCACCGTGCTGAACACGAACGTGTTCGGGGTGATCCGGGTGACCAACGCGATGCTGCCGCTGCTGCGCCGCGCACCGTCGCCCCGCGTCGTCAACGTGTCGAGCAACATGGGCTCGTTGACGTTGCGGACCGGCCCGGTGCTGGCCGCCTACGCCCCGTCGAAGACGCTGCTCAACAGCATCACCACCCAGTACGCGCGCCACCTCGCCGACACGGACGTCATCGTCAACGCGGCCTGCCCCGGCTGGGTGGCGACCGACTTCACCAACTTCGCCGCACCGCGTACCCCGGAGCAGGGCGCCGCTATCGTCGTCCGGCTGGCCACGCTGCCCGACGACGGACCACGCGGCGGCTTCTTCGACGACGCCGGCGCGATCCCCTGGTGA
- a CDS encoding alkaline phosphatase PhoX has product MTSSPLSRRALLGGAAGGLGIVVAGNLDAIAGPAAARAACRPAVGYGDLVPDPAGLLALPPGFSYTVVAQAGATLLESGQPTPSDADGTGCFRGPRGSVLVNNHEIGGTEPYPVPALPGLTYDPGARGGTTTIEVDKQGRRLREYVSVAGTHNNCAGGITPWGTWLTCEETEQRAGGQFLKDHGYVFEVDPHDRAANADPVPLTFLGRYSHEAVAVDPYTHSIYLTEDASGPNGLYFRWTPPAGFRAGKGALRALAQRPDGATAGTLEAMRCRRGDGHVADLSEATTPGTRYQVEWVEVPDRDARTVSVRKQFADGEVTRSRKLEGAWWGDGGAYFVASYARLDDGSVHEHDGQVWFYDPRRQTVTLKTIFGVNTDPEADNGNYDGPDNITVSPYGGVILAEDGEGVSHLVGVTEQGKAYALARNELNDSEFTGPTFSADGKILFANIQTPGYVFAITGPWGRPSNAHR; this is encoded by the coding sequence GTGACCTCCTCTCCCCTCTCCCGGCGAGCCCTGCTCGGCGGCGCGGCCGGCGGCCTCGGCATCGTGGTGGCCGGCAACCTGGACGCCATCGCCGGCCCCGCCGCGGCCCGGGCCGCCTGCCGTCCCGCGGTCGGCTACGGCGACCTGGTGCCGGACCCCGCCGGCCTGTTGGCCCTCCCGCCCGGCTTCTCCTACACCGTCGTCGCGCAGGCGGGCGCGACGCTGCTGGAGTCGGGCCAGCCCACCCCCAGCGACGCCGACGGCACCGGCTGCTTCCGCGGCCCGCGCGGCTCGGTGCTGGTGAACAACCACGAGATCGGTGGCACCGAGCCCTACCCGGTGCCGGCGCTGCCCGGCCTCACCTACGACCCGGGCGCGCGCGGCGGCACCACCACCATCGAGGTGGACAAGCAGGGCCGGCGGCTGCGCGAGTACGTCAGCGTGGCCGGCACGCACAACAACTGCGCCGGCGGCATCACCCCGTGGGGCACCTGGCTGACCTGCGAGGAGACCGAACAGCGGGCCGGCGGTCAGTTCCTCAAGGACCACGGGTACGTCTTCGAGGTCGACCCGCACGACCGGGCCGCCAACGCCGACCCGGTGCCGCTGACGTTCCTCGGCCGCTACTCCCACGAGGCGGTGGCGGTCGACCCGTACACCCACTCGATCTATCTGACCGAGGACGCGAGCGGGCCGAACGGCCTGTACTTCCGGTGGACGCCGCCGGCCGGCTTCCGGGCCGGCAAGGGCGCGCTGCGCGCGCTCGCCCAGCGGCCGGACGGCGCCACCGCCGGCACCCTGGAGGCGATGCGCTGCCGGCGCGGCGACGGGCACGTGGCCGACCTGTCCGAGGCCACCACACCTGGTACCCGCTACCAGGTGGAGTGGGTGGAGGTGCCGGACCGGGACGCCCGGACCGTGTCGGTGCGCAAGCAGTTCGCCGACGGCGAGGTGACCCGCAGCCGCAAGCTGGAGGGCGCCTGGTGGGGCGACGGCGGCGCCTACTTCGTGGCCAGCTACGCCCGGCTCGACGACGGCAGCGTCCACGAGCACGACGGGCAGGTCTGGTTCTACGACCCGCGCCGGCAGACCGTCACGCTGAAGACCATCTTCGGGGTGAACACCGACCCGGAGGCCGACAACGGCAACTACGACGGGCCGGACAACATCACCGTCTCCCCGTACGGCGGGGTGATCCTGGCCGAGGACGGCGAGGGGGTGTCGCACCTGGTCGGCGTCACCGAGCAGGGCAAGGCGTACGCGCTGGCCCGCAACGAGCTGAACGACAGCGAATTCACCGGGCCGACGTTCAGCGCGGACGGGAAGATCCTGTTCGCCAACATCCAGACCCCGGGCTACGTGTTCGCGATCACCGGTCCGTGGGGGCGGCCGAGCAACGCCCACCGCTGA
- a CDS encoding DUF6244 family protein, which yields MSAAEVIARLAAAAQKLDEAKARTAAAAQDAAEARALVAGALEGATAGPLIGVIDAYRQALAQAAQGGEPARQHVQETIAKVQALGN from the coding sequence GTGAGCGCTGCGGAGGTCATCGCCAGGCTGGCGGCGGCGGCACAGAAGCTGGACGAGGCGAAGGCCCGCACGGCTGCCGCCGCGCAGGACGCGGCCGAGGCGCGGGCGCTGGTCGCGGGCGCGCTCGAAGGCGCGACGGCGGGGCCGCTGATCGGGGTGATCGACGCCTACCGGCAGGCGCTCGCCCAGGCCGCGCAGGGTGGCGAGCCGGCCCGCCAGCACGTGCAGGAGACCATCGCGAAGGTTCAGGCGCTGGGCAACTGA
- a CDS encoding pentapeptide repeat-containing protein has translation MLGAVSAPPPPEKPLRVMPWWLALLGLLLAGLLGWLVLDWLLTEADRAVQPDTRATLRVDAIRTGLTVVAGTGGGLALLLAARRQWISERGQRHQEAVAARDQTHRDRVQAHAETVAETAARHQERQAAAAEHDAAERRLTELYVRAIELVGSDNPGVRLGGLHALERLGQDNPGQRPTIVAVLCAYLRMPAPDDPRETEVRRTAQRTLTRHLRADRETWWPGIALDLTGARLHDFDAAGGTLVDLDLTSAVCTGTTSLAGAVAHGRLRLAAEFADLVCDDLTGDAEIVLDDALITGRTSFDRADLGGALSCRGTRFGEFSFRGATLRQPSSFDRATFAGSATFRDAEFLSGLSMEHTTFAAYAGFHRARFADMALFRWTEFGEEAWFEGARFEGGTNFGRAVFHGRARFEGAALARRPLVDQARASTAVTHVWPPDVTVTRRDGDWLVLTDP, from the coding sequence ATGCTGGGCGCCGTGTCCGCCCCACCACCGCCGGAGAAACCGCTCCGGGTGATGCCCTGGTGGCTGGCGCTGCTCGGGCTGCTGCTCGCCGGCCTGCTCGGCTGGCTGGTGCTCGACTGGCTGCTCACCGAAGCCGACCGGGCCGTCCAGCCCGACACCCGCGCCACGCTGCGCGTCGACGCCATCCGCACCGGCCTCACCGTGGTCGCCGGCACCGGCGGCGGCCTGGCGCTGCTCCTCGCCGCCCGTCGACAGTGGATCAGCGAACGCGGCCAGCGGCACCAGGAGGCCGTCGCCGCCCGCGACCAGACGCACCGCGACCGGGTGCAGGCACACGCCGAGACGGTCGCCGAGACCGCCGCGCGGCACCAGGAACGCCAGGCCGCCGCCGCCGAGCACGACGCCGCCGAGCGCCGGCTCACCGAACTGTACGTCCGGGCCATCGAGCTGGTCGGCAGCGACAACCCGGGGGTACGCCTGGGCGGCCTGCACGCGCTGGAGCGGCTCGGTCAGGACAACCCGGGGCAGCGGCCGACCATCGTGGCGGTGCTCTGCGCGTACCTCCGGATGCCGGCGCCCGACGACCCGCGCGAGACCGAGGTGCGCCGCACCGCGCAGCGGACCCTCACCCGGCACCTGCGCGCGGACCGGGAGACCTGGTGGCCCGGCATCGCGCTGGACCTGACCGGCGCCCGGCTGCACGACTTCGACGCCGCCGGCGGCACCCTGGTCGACCTCGACCTCACCAGCGCGGTCTGCACCGGCACCACCAGCCTCGCCGGCGCGGTCGCGCACGGCCGGCTACGGCTGGCCGCCGAGTTCGCCGACCTGGTGTGCGACGACCTCACCGGCGACGCCGAGATCGTGCTCGACGACGCGCTGATCACCGGCCGGACCAGCTTCGACCGGGCCGACCTCGGCGGCGCGCTGTCCTGCCGGGGAACGCGCTTCGGGGAGTTCTCCTTCCGGGGGGCCACGCTGCGGCAGCCGAGCAGCTTCGACCGGGCCACGTTCGCCGGCAGCGCCACCTTCCGGGACGCGGAGTTCCTGAGCGGACTGTCCATGGAACACACCACGTTCGCCGCGTACGCCGGCTTCCACCGGGCCCGCTTCGCCGACATGGCACTGTTCCGCTGGACCGAGTTCGGCGAGGAGGCCTGGTTCGAGGGCGCGCGCTTCGAGGGCGGCACGAACTTCGGCCGGGCCGTGTTCCACGGCCGGGCCCGCTTCGAGGGCGCCGCCCTGGCCCGCCGGCCCCTCGTCGACCAGGCCCGCGCGTCCACGGCGGTCACCCACGTCTGGCCGCCCGACGTCACCGTCACCCGCCGCGACGGCGACTGGCTGGTCCTCACCGACCCGTGA